The Lasioglossum baleicum chromosome 3, iyLasBale1, whole genome shotgun sequence region AGACCGGGAATGAATGGTATACTTtcaagagagaaaaaaatggtAACGATACGAAGAAGTTTACGAGAGAGTCGAAGGTTGTGTCCTAGCGCGATCATCTCGAGTTTGAAGATTCGTGGTCGAAATCGCAAGGCGATCGTATTAATAGATCCTATAAAGAAGCATACATTAGACGTGAACGATAGTTAGGTCCTCAAAGAAGTCGAGATTACATTGTTGCAAGGAAACAACGCGGGACAAGTAACACTCGACAAAGAGTCGCTGTCACTGACATGGCTAGGTGGCTGCTGCCACGCCGTCATCCAGTTCCCGTCCCATTTCCAATACTCCCTCTCACCTCTCGCGTTCACCTCTTTCTTCACACACAATTCCCTGTATCTGACACCATAGTATAGTGGATTCatcgcgctcgcgcgcgctcGCCAAACTCGCGACgacgagacagagagacagagacacgATCGTAAAGAGTAACGAAGAAAGCTGTAGGAAAAGGGAGATGGAAGCAAGTTCACGCACAATATGTGCGTGTGATGGGTCGCGTGCCGTTCGCACCTATCCACACGAGTCGGATTCTCTTTCTCGAGGAGAGGACGTTCTGCGCAACGCATTCTCCCCACCTTGCGTGCATTTTTCCTTTTAACCTGTCGATCGAGAGAATCCCTGGCCATCTTGTAACAACATCCCCCTTTTGACACTCTGAACTCCGCGAACGTATCGGCGAACGCGACCAGTCGCGATTTTTGGTCCCGTCtttattccgggaatatatGTATCAACTAATTACGAACGTAATCGGGTAATAATGATTCACCCTGATCGAAAACAGAAAGCCCTCGTTGATACGGCAAACGTGTgcatttcaaatatgaattttaGCACAAAAACAAGCGGCGCAGGCACGCCAGGAGAATAAAATTGCTTTAGACCGACTCGATTATCGCGACGCGTAAGCCATTTTGGTAACATTCAATCAGTTAACTGTGCTCATTCACGC contains the following coding sequences:
- the LOC143206997 gene encoding uncharacterized protein LOC143206997; translated protein: MARDSLDRQVKRKNARKVGRMRCAERPLLEKENPTRVDRCERHATHHTHILCVNLLPSPFSYSFLRYSLRSCLCLSVSSSRVWRARASAMNPLYYGVRYRELCVKKEVNARGEREYWKWDGNWMTAWQQPPSHVSDSDSLSSVTCPALFPCNNDLLIRSPCDFDHESSNSR